The proteins below come from a single Thunnus thynnus chromosome 10, fThuThy2.1, whole genome shotgun sequence genomic window:
- the nbeal2 gene encoding neurobeachin-like protein 2 isoform X2, with amino-acid sequence MSNHKGGGMASKERLYELWMLYYTKKDVGYLQQWLEAFVASFERLIDVQSLEPRRLEECSSEVPLLPREVLVFLSTQLWHSALHLSGAAEHNGSTPHPLLLIKFFIIVCRNMENIDPEKTPGFVFETIKLLNFCLDHLKKGQGEQSSLQSVVLYGLVLCESLFDPYQTWRRRLAGEEVSLLERNKYKFSPLALPEELPALFHESLQESEQIPELLTLRLVHLQGAVISGGKKNGLLSITPHSVEDLFSVLQVWCCRTFPVPKDTRLPRMTLQCLTAMIHLLHFSSPAERQVEIRTILESYFQLLNWNRPLSSEQQDRQSWEDSLICLQSQMLTAVPEILQCSDRPVLQAVFLNNNCFEHILRLIQNSKLFQSNRHRMEREVVSDLTTRLLTEVEVDQVWERGSDSITVHALGVLTAIMSNSPSAKEVFKERIGYSQLFDVLKSQGQPTKRLLQELMNMAVEGEHAHAHHLGISNDQPLLLLLQWLPDLFGQRDLQLLVAQWLAAVCGGSLSCRTVAVEAGMVGALLQVLSQPQSLDRQCADALLGLLQDLGSLCLRPEELKSLLRLLRVDQDNAAVVGRVHPYCTRIIRVLSAMAAREGQDSALQYFDLTPPMAGIMVPTVQRWPGSGFAFHAWLCLNMEFPSCHSDFNNRKPPANSGIGAQHDMGKGPRRKQLYSFFTASGTGLEAFFTMEGVLVVAVCTKKDYMAVALPEYPLADSCWHSVAIVHIPGRRPFGQNVVTIYIDGEQRKTAQLRFPSFSEPFTSCCIGSAGHRTTTTTTSPNLPTTSCSSPSPEFAFPAHAPSLIRSQSFPATFAGGRWGSLGDSPVQTIPAGLQDTEWGTPTSLDGLLGTAFICHEALQQTHTRALHAAGPNHVSLFKVDGEISDLNSKLLLYYTPQAFKSQICLDLSPNHQYDGRLTGHRVVNWDIKDVVNVVGGIGVLLPLLEQVCEAEQVYNGGQEISDLLGPELTSPRGPSMLLPLNKSAEGRLERNSIAAFLLMVKNLIRHHPVNQESLLQCHGPSIIGAMLSKIPGSMMDMNVFMACQLLLEQVTGNSPLLQQLYQHLLFDFRIWTKSHFAVCLAHVQYLSSVINKGKQRMKRKYGVQYILDTIRTYYSVEKDGSSLSDEKQTIQTSLFALLKDFLKSPTPEELHSVLAYILTVGEEQQVVRALDVLYELLRSNPPREQVQAVLLEWGVEQLYSLLLNPSFGDEARERVFRVLYKILKSERVSERNKQRIKLKDFGYLGLVCFLEDIPVTMTTVRCLYEQVLATDASPNFRDLLAVISLSHQAELTVRLDVCRKLFHLIYSNEDYVKQLAKQPGWQDVLTKLYVKESYESHAASLAGSSTHSSFEPNYRPPLRRDQSLVIEDARTEVFLSYHTSQDIEDEEEEDEGGQRDISEGFSDLSQSPPSGGGGTLKNFTGSLHFKSFDSVDQESHSSSLSNAVDITSSRPDDEGRDYQPLSPFGSPFDLELSVVGETGTHTPAGSLTNTPSPLEHCKPFPPLRPRKSSSLSNVLDDTSYGTDPPTGDTISNTSNPQTPEEELCNLLTNIVFSVLWSGSGAEGTGDVVWRERGQVFSVLTKLGSSCQLVRPPDDIRRSLLEMMLESSLSDLRDAQGVSLPFCPSLVRLLRLLQDVLFAEGTDNYTLWSEKIFEGVVNLLDRLQAWHSTPGSPGNTELKEMAQIGLRIITGYIQQQHSQVCVMAFVKLHSLLQTVLCLSWEEVCFLLGQLGAPLWPGGVMDGTNCGHPETFSQLVPIVRTLLDQHADPTTLQNLLPNLPITNGSTTFAQDLKAYCHTLEWQGFYQQQVQPTMEQYKLDTFGRSHDIMSNFWNSCFDDLMSTAFRRDKDRSDSKSKFQEVIVDPYLKRVRSENNRYLICQKQSSSQQGVVWQHWKALRRLLTSERGAWAKRVQPEVKWKLSNAETYSKMRLKLVPNYHYDPHSEASALRDNMGADSPRSSEPLPLAVAKEAKVSDMEDDQLGEEDLVFLDDKVEGEDESQREKLVLSEDCELITIVAVVPGRLEVTTHHLYFYDGSSEKEETEEGIGFDFKRPLSQLREVHLRRYNLRRSALELFFIDQAHYFINFRKKVRNKVYSRILGLRPPNLFYFGSRSPQELLKASGLTQKWVCREISNFEYLMQLNTIAGRTYNDLSQYPVFPWVLCDYTSPTLDLEDPSVFRDLSKPIGVVNPRHAQNVREKYESFEDPTGTIDKFHYGTHYSNAAGVMHYMIRMEPFTTLHIQLQSGRFDCADRQFHSVAAAWQARMESPADVKELIPEFFYFPEFLQNMNGFDLGHLQISQDPVADVLLPCWATSREDFIRKHRKALECEHVSSHLHEWIDLIFGYKQRGEEAVDALNVFYYCTYEGAVDLDAIANETERKALEGIISNFGQTPCQLLKEPHPPRMSAENAARRQARLDTLPLNIFDQLSKLRPFMEVVSDGLPLVQAVVPKSQTHSFIIQGSDILVTVSSNGLIGTHSWLPYDKNIANYFTFTKDPTLTNPKTQRFLSGPFSPGVEISAQVLVVSNDGRLLFSGGHWDCSLRITQLGRGKLVGRICRHIDVVTCLALDLCGIYLISGSRDTSCIVWQVLQQGGFSSGLSPRPVQVLCGHDQEVTCVAISTELNMAVSGSKDGTVIVHTVRRGQSLRTLRPPGDSCVPAQISELQVGMEGHIVVQTSLEERPNRKGKYSIYVYSVNGCLLSSFTMEEQVTALHLVSEYIILGTIQGSLHIRDLCSLDAAVPPLALKVPVRSVSVTKECSHILVGLEDGKLIVVGAGKPEEVRSGQFPRRLWGSTRRISQVSAGETEYNPTENAGK; translated from the exons GGACACCCGGCTCCCACGGATGACTTTGCAGTGCCTGACCGCAATGATCCACCTCCTGCACTTTAGCAGCCCTGCGGAGCGGCAGGTGGAGATCAGGACGATACTGGAGAGCTACTTCCAGCTCCTCAACTGGAACCGTCCGCTCAGCAGTGAGCAGCAAGACAGGCAGAGCTGGGAGGACAGCCTGATCTGCCTTCAGAGCCAAATGCTAA ctGCTGTTCCTGAGATCTTGCAGTGCTCTGACAGACCAGTCCTGCAGGCTGTCTTCCTCAACAACAACTGCTTTGAACACATCCTCAGGCTCATTCAGAACAGCAAG cTCTTTCAGAGCAACAGGCATAGGATGGAGCGTGAGGTTGTGAGTGACCTCACTACACGTTTACTCACAGAGGTCGAAGTGGACCAG GTGTGGGAGAGAGGATCAGACAGTATTACAGTTCATGCCTTAGGAGTCCTCACAGCTATAATGAGTAACTCTCCCTCTGCTAAG GAGGTTTTCAAGGAGAGGATTGGCTACTCCCAGCTGTTTGACGTGCTCAAGAGTCAAGGTCAACCCACCAAAAGGCTGCTGCAGGAGCTAATGAACATG GCAGTGGAGGGTGAACATGCCCACGCACATCACTTGGGCATCAGTAATGACCAGCCtttgctgctgctcctgcagtGGCTGCCTGACCTGTTTGGTCAGCGGGACCTGCAGCTGCTGGTGGCTCAGTGGCTGGCTGCTGTATGTGGCGGTTCCTTATCCTGTCGCACCGTGGCTGTGGAGGCAGGAATGGTGGGGGCTCTGCTGCAGGTGCTCTCACAGCCTCAGAGTCTGGACAGGCAGTGTGCAGATGCCCTGCTGGGCCTCCTGCAGGACTTGGGCTCCCTGTGTCTGAGGCCAGAGGAGCTGAAGAGCCTGCTCAGACTGCTCAGGGTGGATCAAGACAATGCTGCAGTGGTAGGAAGGGTGCACCCCTACTGCACTCGAATCATCCGAGTGCTCTCGGCCATGGCAGCGAGAGAAGGCCAGGACAGTGCCTTGCAGTACTTTGATCTTACACCCCCTATGGCAGGTATTATGGTACCTACAGTCCAGCGCTGGCCAGGCAGCGGCTTTGCGTTTCATGCCTGGCTTTGCCTCAATATGGAGTTCCCTTCCTGTCACTCTGACTTTAACAACCGTAAACCTCCTGCCAACTCTGGCATAGGAGCTCAGCATGACATGGGAAAGGGACCGCGTAGAAAGCAGCTGTACAG TTTCTTCACAGCAAGTGGGACTGGGCTAGAAGCCTTCTTCACCATGGAGGGTGTGCTGGTTGTGGCTGTTTGCACTAAGAAAGATTACATGGCTGTCGCGCTGCCAGAGTACCCACTAGCTGACTCCTGCTGG CATTCGGTGGCTATAGTCCATATCCCAGGCCGCCGTCCTTTTGGCCAGAACGTTGTCACCATCTACATCGATGGAGAGCAGCGCAAAACTGCTCAGCTTCGCTTTCCATCTTTCAGTGAG CCTTTTACCTCCTGCTGCATCGGCTCTGCAGGCCACCGAACCACTACCACCACTACCTCCCCCAATCTGCCTACAACCTCATGCTCCAGCCCGTCACCCGAGTTTGCCTTCCCTGCCCACGCCCCCTCCCTCATCCGTTCCCAGTCCTTTCCAGCCACCTTTGCAGGAGGCCGCTGGGGGTCTTTGGGTGACTCCCCAGTGCAAACCATCCCGGCGGGACTCCAGGATACAGAATGGGGAACACCCACGTCTCTGGATGGGCTCCTGGGCACTGCCTTCATTTGCCATGAGGCTCTGCAGCAAACTCACACAAGAGCTCTACATgctgcag GCCCCAATCACGTGTCCTTATTCAAAGTGGATGGAGAGATATCTGATCTGAACAGCAAGCTTCTGCTCTACTACACTCCACAG GCCTTCAAGAGCCAGATATGTCTGGACCTGTCTCCTAATCACCAATATGATGGCAGGCTGACAGGACACAGAGTAGTGAACTGGGACATCAAG GATGTTGTAAATGTGGTAGGAGGTATCGGGGTTTTGCTGCCCCTGCTCGAACAAGTATGTGAAGCCGAGCAGGTTTACAATGGCGGTCAGGAGATCTCAGACCTACTCGGACCAGAGCTCACCTCCCCTCGAGGCCCCTCCATGCTGCTGCCGCTGAACAAGTCCGCAG aggGCAGACTAGAGAGAAACAGCATTGCTGCCTTCCTGCTGATGGTGAAAAACTTGATTCGTCATCACCCTGTCAATCAGGAGAGCCTGCTGCAATGCCACGGGCCAAGCATCATAGGAGCCATGCTAAGCAAA ATTCCAGGCAGCATGATGGACATGAACGTTTTTATGGCATGTCAGCTGTTGCTGGAGCAGGTAACAGGCAACAGCCCACTTCTGCAGCAACTCTACCAGCACCTGCTCTTTGATTTCCGAATCTGGACTAAAAGCCATTTCGCCGTTTGTCTGG CTCATGTCCAGTACCTGTCATCTGTGATAAACAAAGGCAAGCAGCGCATGAAGAGGAAATATGGGGTTCAATACATTCTGGATACCATTCGCACGTACTACAG TGTGGAGAAAGATGGCAGCAGCCTGTCTGATGAGAAGCAGACGATTCAGACTTCTCTGTTTGCCTTGCTGAAAGACTTTCTCAAGTCTCCTACGCCAGAGGAGCTTCACAGTGTCCTCGCCTATATTCTGACTGTAGGAGAGGAGCAACAG GTGGTGAGGGCCTTGGACGTCTTGTACGAGCTCTTGCGGAGCAACCCTCCTCGTGAGCAGGTGCAGGCCGTGCTGCTGGAGTGGGGCGTGGAGCAGCTTTACAGTCTGTTGCTCAACCCGAGCTTCGGAGACGAAGCCAGAGAGAGGGTCTTCAGG GTTCTATACAAAATCCTCAAGAGTGAGCGAGTGTCGGAGCGCAACAAGCAGCGCATTAAGCTGAAGGATTTCGGCTATCTTGGCCTGGTTTGTTTTCTTGAAGACATTCCCGTAACCATGACGACTGTGCGATGTCTGTATGAGCAGGTCCTTGCTACAG ATGCGAGCCCTAACTTCAGAGACCTTCTGGCTGTGATCAGTCTGTCCCATCAAGCTGAGCTCACTGTTCGCTTGGATGTCTGTCGCAAG CTCTTTCATCTGATCTACTCCAATGAGGATTATGTGAAGCAGCTTGCTAAACAGCCTGGCTGGCAGGATGTTCTTACCAAGCTCTACGTAAAAGAGTCCTACGAGTCCCACGCTGCCAGCCTCGCAGGCTCCAGCACCCACAGTTCCTTTGAGCCAAACTACCGGCCTCCACTGCGCAGGGATCAGTCCCTGGTCATAGAGGACGCTCGCACGGAAGTCTTCCTGAGCTACCACACCTCTCAAGACAtcgaggacgaggaggaggaggatgaaggtgGTCAGCGGGACATCTCAGAAGGGTTCTCCGATTTATCCCAGTCACCTCCTAGTGGAGGTGGAGGCACGCTGAAGAACTTCACGGGCTCCCTCCATTTCAAGTCGTTTGATTCAGTGGACCAGGAGAGTCACTCGTCCTCCCTCTCCAATGCAGTTGATATCACTTCGTCTCGCCCCGATGACGAGGGGAGAGACTACCAGCCCCTCTCCCCCTTCGGTTCACCCTTTGATTTAGAGCTAAGTGTTGTGGGAGAGACTGGTACACACACCCCTGCGGGTAGTCTGACAAACACACCATCCCCTCTAGAGCACTGCAAACCCTTTCCACCGCTCAGACCCAGGAAGAGCTCCAGTCTATCCAACGTGCTGGACGACACCAGCTATGGGACAGATCCTCCAactggagacacaatctctaATACGTCCAACCCACAG ACCCCAGAGGAGGAGCTGTGTAACCTGCTCACCAACATCGTCTTCTCCGTGCTGTGGAGCGGCAGCGGGGCAGAGGGCACCGGGGATGTGgtgtggagagaaagaggacagGTCTTCTCTGTTCTCACCAAACTGGGCTCCTCCTGCCAACTGGTTCGCCCGCCTGATGACATCAGACGCAG TCTGTTGGAGATGATGCTGGAATCGTCTTTGTCAGACCTGAGGGACGCCCAGGGAGTGTCTCTGCCTTTCTGTCCCAGCCTGGTGAGGCTCCTCAGGCTGCTGCAGGACGTCCTCTTTGCTGAGGGTACAGACAATTACACACTGTGGAGTGAAAAG ATCTTTGAGGGGGTGGTGAACCTGCTGGACAGGTTGCAGGCCTGGCACAGCACCCCTGGAAGCCCCGGGAACACCGAACTGAAGGAAATGGCCCAGATAGGCCTGCGTATCATCACCGGCTATATCCAACAGCAGCACTCACAG GTGTGTGTGATGGCCTTTGTGAAGCTCCACAGCCTGCTCCAGACAGTGCTGTGTCTGAGCTGGGAGGAGGTGTGCTTCCTGCTGGGACAGCTTGGTGCCCCCCTGTGGCCAGGAGGTGTAATGGATGGCACCAACTGTGGGCACCCCGAGACTTTCTCCCAGCTGGTGCCCATCGTGCGTACGCTGCTTGACCAGCATGCCGACCCCACCACCCTCCAGAACCTGCTGCCAAACCTACCCATCACCAATGGCAGCACCACCTTCGCCCAAGACCTGAAGGCTTACTGTCACACGCTGGAGTGGCAAGGGTTTTACCAGCAGCAG GTTCAGCCTACCATGGAGCAGTACAAACTGGACACATTTGGGAGGAGCCATGACATCATGTCCAATTTCTGGAATTCCTGCTTTGACGACCTGATGAGTACGGCTTTTAGACGGGACAAAGACAGATCAGACAGCAAATCTAAGTTTCAG GAAGTGATTGTCGACCCCTACCTGAAGCGAGTCAGAAGTGAGAACAACCGGTACCTCATTTGTCAGAAGCAGAGCTCCAGCCAGCAGGGGGTGGTGTGGCAGCACTGGAAAGCTCTCCGCAGGCTTTTGACCAGTGAGAGAGGAGCATGGGCCAAGAG AGTTCAGCCTGAGGTAAAGTGGAAATTGTCCAATGCAGAGACCTATTCAAAGATGCGTCTCAAACTTGTGCCGAACTACCACTACGACCCTCACAGTGAGGCCAGTGCCCTGAGAGACAACATGG GAGCTGACAGTCCTCGGAGCTCTGAGCCTCTCCCGTTGGCTGTTGCCAAGGAAGCAAAAGTAAGCGACATGGAGGACGATCAGTTAGGTGAAGAGGACCTTGTCTTTCTGGATGACAA GGTtgaaggagaggatgagagcCAGAGAGAAAAACTGGTTCTGTCTGAAGACTGTGAACTTATCACCATCGTGGCGGTTGTTCCAGGTCGTCTGGAGGTTACCACACACCACCTTTACTTCTATGACGGCAGCAGTGAGAAAGAAGAGACTGAGGAGG GAATCGGGTTTGACTTCAAGAGACCTCTGTCTCAGCTCAGAGAAGTCCATTTAAGGCGCTACAACCTGCGACGCTCTGCGCTGGAGCTTTTCTTCATAGACCAGGCTCACTACTTCATCAACTTCAGAAAAAAG GTACGAAACAAAGTGTATTCAAGGATTCTGGGGCTGCGGCCTCCCAACCTATTTTACTTTGGCTCCCGCTCCCCCCAAGAGCTCCTGAAGGCATCCGGGCTTACACAG AAATGGGTTTGCAGAGAAATCTCCAATTTTGAGTATTTGATGCAACTGAACACCATTGCTGGACGCACTTACAACGACCTGTCGCAGTATCCTGTG TTCCCCTGGGTCCTGTGTGACTACACCTCTCCCACTCTGGATCTCGAGGACCCATCGGTTTTCAGAGACTTGTCCAAACCCATTGGTGTGGTCAACCCTCGCCATGCACAGAATGTCAGAGAAAA ATATGAGAGCTTTGAGGACCCAACAGGCACCATTGACAAATTCCACTATGGCACACACTACTCTAATGCAGCAGGAGTCATGCACTACATGATCCGCATGGAGCCATTCACCACCCTGCATATCCAGCTGCAGAGTGGCAG gTTTGactgtgcagacagacagttcCACTCAGTGGCAGCAGCCTGGCAGGCTCGCATGGAGAGTCCAGCTGACGTCAAAGAGCTTATCCCAGAGTTCTTCTACTTCCCAGAGTTCCTGCAGAACATGAATG GCTTCGACCTGGGACATTTGCAGATATCTCAGGACCCGGTGGCAGATGTTCTGCTGCCTTGCTGGGCCACATCAAGAGAAGACTTCATCAGGAAACACAGGAAAGCCCTG GAATGTGAGCATGTGTCAAGTCACCTCCATGAGTGGATTGACCTGATCTTTGGCTACAAGCAGAGAGGCGAAGAGGCAGTAGATGCCCTCAATGTCTTCTACTACTGCACTTATGAGG GTGCAGTAGATCTGGATGCAATTGCCAACGAGACAGAGCGAAAGGCCCTGGAGGGCATCATCAGCAACTTTGGACAGACTCCCTGTCAGCTTCTCAAG GAGCCTCACCCTCCTCGCATGTCAGCTGAGAATGCAGCTAGGCGGCAGGCCCGCCTGGACACTCTGCCCCTCAATATCTTTGATCAGCTCAGTAAACTACGACCATTTATGGAG GTGGTGAGTGATGGCCTTCCTCTGGTCCAGGCAGTGGTACCGAAGAGCCAGACTCACTCCTTCATCATCCAGGGCTCAGATATACTG gTGACTGTGAGCTCAAACGGTTTAATAGGAACACACAGCTGGCTGCCATATGACAAGAACATTGCCAACTACTTCACCTTCACTAAGGACCCCACTTTGACTAATCCAAA AACGCAGCGTTTCTTGAGCGGACCTTTCTCTCCCGGTGTGGAGATCAGCGCCCAGGTGCTGGTGGTGTCCAATGACGGACGTCTGCTGTTTAGCGGAGGACACTGGGACTGCAGTCTCCGCATCACCCAACTGGGCAGGGGCAAGCTGGTGGGCAGGATCTGCCGGCACATAG ATGTTGTTACTTGCTTGGCTCTGGATCTCTGTGGCATCTACCTCATCTCTGGTTCAAGGGACACATCCTGTATAGTGTGGCAGGTTCTACAGCAG GGTGGCTTCTCCAGTGGCTTGTCTCCTCGGCCGGTGCAGGTCCTCTGTGGACATGACCAGGAGGTCACCTGTGTGGCCATCAGCACTGAACTGAACATGGCTGTctcagggtcaaag GATGGGACTGTGATAGTGCACACTGTCAGACGAGGCCAGTCCCTGCGAACGCTGAGGCCTCCGGGTGACAGCTGTGTGCCTGCCCAAATCTCAGAGCTCCAGGTGGGCATGGAAGGCCACATTGTGGTACAGACCTCGCTGGAGGAACGCCCTAATAGGAAG GGCAAGTACTCCATCTATGTTTACTCAGTTAACGGCTGTCTGCTGTCTTCCTTCACCATGGAGGAGCAGGTGACTGCTCTCCACTTGGTGTCTGAATACATCATCCTCGGCACCATTCAGGGCAGCCTCCACATAAGAGATTTATGCAG CCTGGATGCTGCAGTACCGCCCCTGGCCTTGAAGGTCCCCGTGAGGAGTGTGTCTGTCACCAAAGAGTGCAGCCACATCCTCGTGGGACTAGAGGACGGGAAGTTAATAGTGGTGGGGGCAGGGAAGCCAGAGGAG GTTCGCTCAGGACAATTCCCTCGTCGCCTTTGGGGCTCCACACGCCGCATCTCTCAGGTGTCTGCAGGTGAAACTGAGTACAATCCCACTGAGAATGCTGGCAAATGA